The Erigeron canadensis isolate Cc75 chromosome 4, C_canadensis_v1, whole genome shotgun sequence genome window below encodes:
- the LOC122597872 gene encoding disease resistance protein RPV1-like: MTSSTSSRDKSNEYDVFLSFSGQDTRRTFIDHLYDALQRHGIHTFKDDERLEKGKRINDELSKSIKTSKLFIVVFSKNYASSSWCLNELVKIMECQKTNEQTIYPVFYDVDPSEVRKQHGLVGEALAVHKNELKVVKWKEALREAANTSGWDLRKTADGHEAKVIKLIVERVSLDLRSIYMNVDENLIGMKQRMENLESFLEIGVNDVRMIGIKGMGGAGKTTLARVIFDRLSVQFEAKSFVENVREVSKASLSGLLSLQKQIISDLSKDQDNNVSSVHDGKNMMKRKLCGRKVLVILDDVDHKDQLEVLAGEANWFMLGSRIIITTRDEQVLIAHKVKWICDVNLLSDEEGLCLFSRYAFGRNIPNEDFKMLSLNVVRYAAGLPLTIKVLGSFLCGKDEPVWIDAIERLKTIPLKDTLEKLELSYMSLEDDYKEMFLDVACFLKGWDKDKAIRLLLSCGFHAKTGIRVLEQKSLIMTSKAFDTEFLHIHDHLEEMGKNIVRRLHPDEPNRHSRLWIQEEIEDVLANNLGTELTKCIIMKVTPEIVLEGLGNMKKLRCLIVDYRNYNNGFVQNGKIDGDSPYLPDTLRYFNWFCYPHWCLPKSFRANNLVSLEMHASNIEQLWEGGKVLKKLISLELRHSKLRTLDLGLIPNLERLDLEGCYNLAELNVPVGCLQKLTYLNLRWCIRLKSFSFIKQLGSLEFLNLGYLSLLKFPDIIPGHSNNSLLELDFSSNYIEELPSSISNLHKLICLKLSGCKKLQYLPECIFRLQRLRNLHLDNCAIKVFPDVDCGQLECLNLLDLSNTNITQLPDSISLLKHLKTLLLRRCALLEKLPDDLSRLEFLEELDLSCNSKIENIPSSICKLKHLKTLILEEYEVLKLPNDMGQLKCLKKLSLRGSKIRDVPDIICTLKHLQELDLSGCSELEKLPGNLGELECLKVLDVQGTSVSYLPHSVSLLKGLVILDSFVERSGYL; this comes from the exons ATGACATCTTCTACATCGTCCCGTGACAAGAGCAATGAGTATGACGTCTTTTTAAGCTTCAGTGGTCAAGACACTCGCAGGACCTTCATCGATCATCTTTATGATGCTCTTCAGCGCCACGGTATTCACACTTTCAAGGATGATGAGAGACTCGAGAAAGGAAAAAGGATTAATGATGAGCTCTCCAAGTCTATTAAAACCTCAAAAttatttattgttgttttttccAAGAACTACGCGTCTTCATCGTGGTGCTTAAATGAGCTTGTCAAGATTATGGAGTGCCAAAAGACGAATGAGCAGACTATTTACCCGGTCTTCTATGATGTTGATCCCTCTGAAGTACGCAAACAACATGGCCTTGTTGGAGAAGCCCTTGCCGTacataaaaatgaattaaaggTGGTAAAATGGAAAGAGGCTCTTAGAGAAGCAGCCAATACGTCTGGGTGGGATTTAAGGAAGACTGCTGATGG GCACGAAGCTAAAGTCATCAAGTTAATTGTTGAACGGGTTTCACTTGATTTACGCTCTATTTATATGAATGTGGATGAGAATTTAATAGGAATGAAACAGAGGATGGAGAATCTTGAGTCATTTTTAGAGATCGGTGTTAATGATGTTCGAATGATAGGGATTAAGGGGATGGGGGGTGCCGGGAAGACAACTTTGGCGAGAGTTATTTTTGATAGACTATCTGTTCAGTTTGAAGCTAAAAGCTTTGTTGAGAATGTCAGGGAAGTTTCAAAAGCGTCATTGTCTGGTTTGTTGTCTTTGCAGAAACAGATCATATCAGATTTGTCAAAGGATCAAGACAACAACGTAAGTAGTGTTCATGATGGGAAAAACATGATGAAAAGAAAGCTATGTGGTAGAAAGGTGCTTGTTATTCTAGATGATGTGGATCACAAAGACCAGCTTGAGGTGTTAGCGGGTGAGGCTAATTGGTTTATGCTTGGAAGTAGAATTATTATTACAACACGAGACGAGCAGGTATTGATAGCACACAAAGTAAAATGGATTTGTGATGTCAATCTATTGTCTGATGAGGAAGGGTTGTGCCTCTTTAGTAGGTATGCATTTGGCAGAAATATTCCAAATGAAGATTTCAAAATGCTTTCTTTAAACGTTGTACGATATGCTGCTGGCCTTCCCTTAACAATCAAAGTTTTGGGTTCATTTCTCTGCGGTAAAGATGAGCCTGTATGGATAGATGCAATAGAAAGACTCAAAACAATTCCATTGAAGGATACTCTTGAAAAATTGGAACTAAGCTATATGAGTTTAGAAGATGATTACAAAGAAATGTTCTTAGATGTTGCATGTTTCCTGAAGGGTTGGGACAAAGACAAAGCTATCAGACTACTGTTAAGTTGTGGATTTCATGCTAAAACTGGCATAAGAGTTCTTGAGCAAAAATCTTTGATCATGACTTCTAAAGCATTTGATACAGAGTTTCTACACATACATGACCATTTAGAAGAAATGGGTAAGAATATCGTACGCCGTTTGCACCCGGATGAGCCCAACAGACATAGCAGATTGTGGATTCAAGAAGAAATTGAAGATGTGTTGGCTAATAACTTG GGTACAGAATTGACAAAATGCATCATTATGAAAGTCACACCTGAGATTGTTCTAGAAGGTCTTGGAAACATGAAGAAACTTAGATGCCTTATTGTGGATTATAGAAATTACAATAATGGCTTTGTTCAGAATGGAAAGATTGATGGGGATAGCCCGTACTTACCAGATACATTACGATATTTTAATTGGTTTTGTTACCCTCATTGGTGCTTACCCAAAAGCTTTCGAGCAAATAATCTTGTTTCACTGGAAATGCATGCCAGCAATATTGAACAACTTTGGGAAGGAGGAAAG GTTCTAAAGAAGCTTATATCCCTTGAACTACGCCATTCAAAGTTGAGGACCCTTGACCTTGGGTTGATTCCTAATCTTGAGAGATTGGATCTTGAAGGATGTTATAACTTGGCCGAACTTAATGTCCCCGTTGGATGTCTACAAAAACTTACCTACTTAAACTTACGTTGGTgcatcagattgaaatcgtttTCATTTATCAAGCAATTAGGATCACTTGAGTTTCTTAATCTTGGTTACTTGTCCCTGTTGAAGTTCCCTGATATTATCCCAGGGCACTCCAATAATAGTTTGTTAGAACTAGATTTTTCATCCAACTATATAGAGGAACTACCATCATCAATTAGTAATCTTCATAAGCTTATTTGTCTAAAACTCAGTGGTTGCAAAAAACTTCAGTATCTCCCAGAATGCATTTTTCGTTTGCAACGTTTAAGAAATCTTCATCTTGATAACTGTGCAATAAAGGTCTTTCCCGATGTCGACTGTGGCCAATTAGAATGTTTAAACCTTCTAGATTTATCGAATACAAATATTACACAACTTCCTGATAGCATTTCTCTTCTTAAACATCTAAAAACTCTCCTCCTTCGACGTTGTGCACTTCTTGAGAAGTTACCTGATGATCTTAGCCGATTAGAATTTTTGGAGGAATTAGATCTATCGTGTAATTCTAAGATAGAAAATATTCCTAGCAGCATCTGTAAGTTGAAGCATCTTAAAACTCTCATTCTTGAAGAATATGAAGTTCTTAAGTTACCAAATGATATGGGCCAACTGAAATGCTTGAAGAAACTAAGTCTACGAGGTTCTAAGATAAGAGATGTTCCAGACATCATTTGTACTCTGAAACATCTCCAAGAACTTGATCTATCTGGATGCTCTGAACTTGAGAAACTCCCGGGGAACCTCGGAGAGTTGGAATGTTTAAAAGTGTTAGATGTACAAGGTACAAGCGTAAGTTATCTTCCGCATAgtgtttctttgttgaaaggcCTGGTAATCCTTGATTCGTTTGTTGAAAGGTCTGGTTACCTGTAG
- the LOC122594948 gene encoding putative pentatricopeptide repeat-containing protein At1g19290, translated as MLRHSLLHLTTQARRYSLFHRRRLSNHDLSNLTRPELVNRICNLLILRRYTLLQTLTIPFSDQLLNQILTKLKLNPTACSHFFQLASKQQSFKPHIKSYCKLVHILSKARFFDETRANLRVLVGFCNGDGNVGLFIWDELVRVYREFGFSPTVFDIVLKVFAENGLVKNALQVFDEMCQWGRVPSLMSCNCLLSGLVRKGQFGVVFDVFDQMKRVGIVPDVCTVSIVVNAYCKDGNVDRGVELLKEVEEEYGVEPNVVTYHSLINGYVGLGDVRGAERVLELMKGRGMKMNVVTYTLFVKGYCRLGKVDEAEKVFRDVKVENTSLVLDERAYGVLIDGFCRIGKMDCAVRIRDEMLKTGLKVNIFVCNSLINGYCKLGQLDEAARVIASMNNWKLRPDSYSYNTLLNGYCKEGNTTEAFKLCEKMVRDGIDVSIVTYNSLLKGFCRTNDIDKALKLWHLMIKRGLMLNEIGYSTLLDGLFKVGDFERVLTLWKQFLGRGFIKPVIVFNTMLNGLCKMGKMSEAEQVFDKMNRLGCPPDRITYNTLADGYCKVGKIEMALKIKDTMEIKAIPSSIEMYNSLITAYFRFRKISKVTELLKEMQIKVLIPNIVTYGALISGWCNEGMLDNAFTTYFEMKEKGLAPNVVICSTIVSALYRFGMNDEANMLLQKIMDFDLLPRDKSFEKFFECDTRKSNIPKISNIIDGIVEDTRSPNNVVYNVAIAGLCKLGKVDDAKRFISALLQKGFSPDHFTYCTLIHAVSSAGEVDEAFKLRDEMLKKGLIPDIATYNALMNGLCKSGKFDRAMRLFYKLRAKGVAPNVITYNTLIDCCKKTGNTCEVIKLKEKMVHERVVPLVVKYSGLINCAHKNGEMIAAAM; from the coding sequence ATGCTCAGACACAGTCTCCTCCACCTGACAACACAAGCTCGCCGTTATTCTCTCTTTCACCGTCGTCGTCTCTCAAACCATGACCTTTCCAACTTAACCCGACCCGAATTAGTCAACCGAATATGCAACCTTTTAATCCTCCGTCGCTACACTCTCCTTCAAACCCTCACAATCCCATTTTCCGACCAACTTTTAAACCAAATTCTAACCAAATTAAAACTCAACCCAACTGCCTGCTCACATTTCTTTCAATTAGCTTCCAAGCAACAATCGTTCAAACCCCATATCAAATCTTACTGCAAGCTAGTACACATTCTTTCTAAAGCCCGGTTTTTCGACGAAACCAGGGCCAATTTGAGGGTTTTAGTAGGGTTTTGTAACGGAGATGGGAATGTGGGGTTGTTTATTTGGGATGAGTTGGTTCGGGTTTATCGAGAATTTGGGTTTTCGCCGACTGTTTTTGATATTGTGTTGAAGGTTTTTGCGGAAAATGGGTTGGTTAAGAATGCACTccaggtgtttgatgaaatgtgtcAGTGGGGTAGAGTTCCTAGTTTGATGTCTTGTAATTGTTTGTTAAGTGGGTTGGTTAGGAAAGGTCAGTTTGGGGTAGTATTTGACGTTTTTGATCAGATGAAAAGAGTCGGGATTGTGCCAGATGTGTGTACAGTTAGTATTGTCGTGAATGCGTATTGTAAGGATGGAAATGTGGATAGAGGGGTTGAGTTGTTGAAGGAAGTTGAGGAAGAATATGGAGTGGAGCCAAATGTAGTGACGTATCATAGTTTGATTAACGGGTATGTTGGTTTGGGTGATGTGAGAGGTGCGGAACGAGTCTTGGAGTTGATGAAAGGTAGAGGGATGAAGATGAATGTGGTTACGTATACCTTGTTTGTTAAGGGATATTGTAGGTTGGGGAAAGTGGATGAAGCGGAAAAGGTGTTTAGGGATGTGAAAGTAGAGAATACGTCGTTGGTGTTGGATGAACGAGCTTATGGTGTTTTGATAGATGGGTTTTGTCGAATTGGGAAGATGGATTGTGCTGTTAGGATTCGTGATGAGATGTTGAAAACAGGATTGAAGGTGAATATTTTTGTGTGCAATTCGTTGATCAATGGGTATTGTAAGCTTGGTCAACTTGATGAAGCTGCAAGAGTGATAGCGAGTATGAATAATTGGAAGTTGAGGCCGGATTCTTATAGTTATAACACTTTGTTAAATGGGTATTGTAAGGAAGGTAATACAACTGAGGCTTTCAAGCTTTGTGAAAAGATGGTCCGTGATGGCATCGATGTTAGTATTGTCACTTATAATTCTTTGTTAAAAGGCTTTTGTCGAACTAATGACATTGACAAGGCGTTGAAACTTTGGCACCTTATGATAAAAAGAGGCTTAATGCTTAATGAGATTGGATACAGTACTTTGCTTGATGGTCTTTTTAAGGTTGGAGATTTTGAACGAGTTTTGACATTGTGGAAACAGTTTTTAGGTAGGGGTTTTATTAAACCTGTAATTGTGTTTAATACAATGCTTAATGGACTATGCAAGATGGGAAAAATGTCTGAAGCGGAGCAGGTTTTTGACAAGATGAATAGACTTGGTTGTCCACCAGATAGAATAACATATAATACTCTTGCTGATGGTTATTGCAAAGTTGGAAAGATAGAAATGGCTCTTAAAATTAAGGATACCATGGAAATAAAAGCCATACCCTCGTCCATTGAAATGTATAATTCACTTATTACTGCATATTTTAGGTTTAGAAAGATAAGCAAAGTTACTGAATTACTCAAGGAGATGCAAATCAAGGTGCTAATCCCGAACATTGTAACGTATGGTGCCCTTATCTCTGGTTGGTGCAATGAAGGGATGTTGGATAATGCCTTTACTACGTATTTTGAGATGAAAGAAAAAGGCTTAGCTCCTAATGTGGTCATATGTAGCACAATAGTGAGTGCACTATATAGGTTTGGAATGAATGATGAAGCAAACATGCTACTGCAAAAGATAATGGATTTTGATCTTCTACCTAGAGataaaagttttgagaaattcTTTGAATGTGACACGAGGAAGTCAAATATCCCAAAAATTTCAAATATAATTGATGGAATTGTGGAAGACACCCGTAGTCCCAACAATGTTGTGTATAATGTAGCTATTGCAGGGCTATGCAAACTTGGAAAAGTTGACGATGCTAAAAGATTCATTTCTGCATTGTTACAGAAAGGGTTCAGTCCTGATCATTTCACTTACTGTACCCTAATTCATGCTGTGTCTTCTGCTGGTGAAGTTGATGAGGCGTTTAAGCTACGTGATGAGATGCTAAAGAAGGGTCTTATTCCTGACATTGCTACATACAACGCTCTTATGAATGGTTTATGTAAATCAGGTAAATTTGATAGAGCAATGAGACTCTTTTACAAGCTCCGGGCAAAAGGGGTTGCCCCTAATGTGATCACTTACAATACTTTGATAGACTGCTGTAAGAAGACTGGAAATACTTGTGAGGTGATTAAACTAAAAGAGAAAATGGTGCATGAACGCGTCGTTCCTTTAGTTGTCAAGTATTCTGGCTTGATCAATTGTGCTCATAAGAATGGTGAAATGATTGCAGCTGCTATGTAA